The following proteins are co-located in the Gavia stellata isolate bGavSte3 chromosome 18, bGavSte3.hap2, whole genome shotgun sequence genome:
- the LDAF1 gene encoding lipid droplet assembly factor 1 gives MSKEMQELQKQWHSMVQSIHSNSNVVAFMNSRVGQYLDDHPFVALSLLMFIAVSAIPVAFFLIFVVTTAIMACISVIVMEGVVIAIGGIALLCVLCGLGALSLGVSGVLSVCYVILSALVNYWYASRGQIRKQEVNGSLPQKSPVLDLSTDNGKNE, from the exons ATGTCTAAAGAAATGCAAGAGCTGCAGAAGCAATGGCACTCCATGGTGCAGTCCATCCACAGCAACTCAAAT GTTGTTGCATTTATGAATTCTCGTGTTGGCCAATATTTAGATGACCATCCTTTTGTTGCCTTATCACTCCTGATGTTTATTGCAGTGTCCGCTATTCCTGTTgcatttttcctgatttttgttGTTACAACAGCTATAATGGCCTGTATCAGTGTGATAGTTATGGAAG GTGTTGTAATAGCCATAGGTGGCATAgccctcctttgtgtgctgtgTGGCCTGGGTGCACTTTCACTGGGAGTTTCTGGAGTACTGAGTGTTTGTTACGTCATTCTTTCAGCTCTGGTCAACTACTGGTATGCTTCAAG GGGTCAGATAAGGAAGCAAGAAGTTAATGGAAGCTTGCCCCAGAAGAGTCCTGTCTTGGATCTTTCCACCGATAATGGAAAGAATGAATAA